Proteins from a single region of Macrotis lagotis isolate mMagLag1 chromosome 2, bilby.v1.9.chrom.fasta, whole genome shotgun sequence:
- the KCNJ16 gene encoding inward rectifier potassium channel 16 yields the protein MSYYGTNYQIVNMEGNVPKYTNCHPEHIITEKRRARRRLLHKDGSCNVYFKHIFGEWGSYMVDIFTTLVDTKWRHMFVIFSLSYILSWLIFGLIFWVIALHHGDLLNDPNITPCVDNVHTFTGAFLFSLETQTTIGYGSRCVTEECSVAVLVVILQSILSCIINTFIIGAALAKMATARKRAQTIRFSYFALIGMRDGKLCLMWRIGDFRPNHVVEGTVRAQLLRYVEDSERRMTMGFKDLKLVNDQIILVTPVTIVHEIDHESPLYSLDRKAVAKDNFEILVTFTYTGDSTGTSHQSRSSYVPREILWGHRFNDVLEVKKKYYKVNCLQFEGSVEVYAPFCSAKQLDWKDQQLHNLEKTSSGKGSVMTETKVRRRSFSAVAIVSSSENPDEMTKTTANENNETPYQKALLQLNRISVESQM from the coding sequence atgagtTATTATGGCACCAACTATCAAATTGTGAACATGGAAGGGAATGTACCCAAGTACACTAACTGCCACCCAGAGCACATTATAACTGAGAAGCGAAGAGCAAGAAGACGATTATTGCACAAAGATGGTAGTTGCAATGTATACTTTAAACATATTTTTGGAGAATGGGGGAGTTACATGGTTGATATTTTCACCACCCTTGTGGATACCAAATGGCGTCATATGTTTGTGATATTCTCTTTATCTTACATTCTCTCTTGGCTTATTTTTGGCTTGATCTTTTGGGTGATAGCCCTTCACCATGGAGATCTGTTAAATGATCCAAATATCACACCATGTGTTGACAACGTCCATACTTTCACAGGAGCATTCTTATTCTCCCTTGAAACTCAAACCACTATAGGCTATGGTTCTAGGTGTGTCACTGAAGAGTGTTCTGTGGCAGTCCTTGTGGTTATACTTCAGTCAATCTTGAGCTGCATCATAAATACCTTCATCATTGGAGCTGCCTTGGCCAAAATGGCAACAGCTCGAAAGAGAGCCCAAACAATTCGATTCAGTTACTTTGCCCTCATAGGCATGAGAGATGGGAAGCTTTGCCTTATGTGGCGCATTGGTGATTTTCGACCAAACCATGTAGTAGAGGGAACAGTGAGAGCTCAACTACTTCGCTATGTGGAGGATAGTGAAAGACGAATGACAATGGGATTTAAGGACCTAAAGTTAGTCAATGACCAGATCATCCTTGTGACACCGGTGACCATTGTCCATGAAATTGATCATGAGAGTCCTTTGTACTCCCTTGACCGCAAAGCAGTAGCCAAAGACAACTTTGAGATTTTGGTGACATTTACATATACAGGGGATTCAACTGGGACATCCCACCAGTCAAGAAGTTCCTATGTACCTCGAGAAATTCTCTGGGGCCACAGATTCAATGATGTTTTAgaggtgaaaaaaaaatactacaaggtAAACTGCTTACAATTTGAGGGAAGTGTTGAAGTATATGCTCCCTTCTGCAGTGCCAAACAATTGGACTGGAAAGATCAGCAGCTACACAACCTTGAGAAAACATCCTCAGGCAAAGGATCAGTAATGACTGAAACCAAGGTTAGACGAAGGTCATTTAGTGCTGTTGCCATTGTTAGCAGCAGTGAAAACCCTGATGAAATGACTAAAACCACAgctaatgaaaataatgaaacaccaTATCAGAAAGCTCTTCTGCAATTAAACAGAATCTCAGTAGAATCCCAAATGTAA